The following proteins are encoded in a genomic region of Paenibacillus sp. FSL R7-0273:
- a CDS encoding response regulator transcription factor: MEFNIFIVEDDQALFEALQSGLDAWGFRVTKPDDFDQVMRSFLDQQAHLVIMDITLPKFDGFHWCREIRSVSEVPIIFLSSRDHPLDMVMALNMGADDFVQKPFHTNVLYAKIQAILRRTYAYGETQADTLEWNGALIDLKRGVIRKSAEEADLTKNEFFLLLSLVKFNNSVVSRHDLIRKLWEDEQFVNDNTLTANITRLRQKLEPLGLSDAIVTKKGMGYMAVTL, encoded by the coding sequence ATGGAATTTAATATATTTATAGTCGAAGATGATCAGGCGTTATTCGAGGCACTACAATCCGGACTGGACGCTTGGGGGTTCCGGGTTACGAAACCGGATGATTTTGATCAGGTTATGCGTTCGTTTCTTGATCAGCAGGCTCATCTTGTAATCATGGATATCACGCTGCCTAAATTCGACGGTTTTCATTGGTGTAGAGAAATCCGCTCTGTATCCGAAGTACCCATCATCTTCTTATCTTCCCGCGATCATCCGTTAGATATGGTTATGGCGCTTAATATGGGTGCAGATGATTTTGTCCAGAAACCTTTTCATACGAATGTGCTGTATGCCAAAATTCAGGCAATTCTCCGCCGGACGTACGCTTATGGGGAAACCCAGGCAGATACACTCGAATGGAACGGTGCCTTAATTGATTTAAAGCGGGGTGTGATCCGAAAATCAGCCGAGGAAGCAGACTTGACCAAAAACGAATTTTTCTTACTGCTTTCGCTGGTGAAGTTCAACAATTCTGTCGTTTCACGTCATGACCTGATTCGTAAGCTATGGGAGGATGAGCAGTTCGTAAATGATAATACGCTTACAGCAAATATCACCCGTTTGCGGCAGAAGTTAGAACCGCTTGGGCTTTCAGACGCGATTGTGACAAAGAAAGGGATGGGTTATATGGCAGTAACTTTATAG
- a CDS encoding ATP-binding protein, translating into MLIMVGSLALTGAAIFFGYFMAGELQKIEYVAVPINWSIEHAGSVRVMIITGIILFPITFFLASLRLVQDLREINAGLQELSVGRFGRVITVKGKDELSVVAESVNQLSSEWDHNLEEISRGLQEIAGGRFDHQIPEIAGNKLGEVALSINRMSMQLKHSIAEERKAEKTKNDLITGVSHDLRTPLTSILGFLEVVEEDRYLDEVEMRYYVHIAYEKSLSLRRLIDELFEYTRINNGMPLELTELDIAGLICQLEEEFVPITERAGMEIRLNMQEEEFKIQADGGLLVRAYENIIANAIQYGKAGRYIDIDIAREEDVLVVRIQNYGEPIPERDLPFIFERFYRVESSRSKQTGGTGLGLAIAKSIIDVHGGSITAHSSKKATWFETRFPTSGIHQAHEAAPDEVHNEIERVPTVIPKRGLTPQQRIFPRKQGIFQSRVPAVSMIVLLICAVVLFSVKNSFTSPLMVKLDANSDPALMPASENDMMTSIGGKTYKGYTLLIHQYMFNGQNLIIQYSMKHSNEISQSQWMKQSVKPTFELDPSTVQAVPGITTDAGVMLDKNGTINFTFNGTPPPDKFLLKINVNELILSDEQAQQHTLTGDWSFQLPVEKNYRLKANGQSEPL; encoded by the coding sequence ATGCTGATTATGGTTGGAAGCCTGGCCCTAACAGGCGCAGCTATTTTTTTTGGTTATTTCATGGCCGGGGAACTGCAAAAAATCGAATACGTGGCTGTCCCGATTAATTGGAGCATTGAGCATGCCGGATCCGTTCGCGTGATGATCATCACTGGTATCATTCTCTTTCCCATTACTTTCTTCCTGGCCAGTCTCCGTTTGGTTCAGGATTTGCGCGAAATCAACGCAGGGCTGCAGGAGTTGTCGGTAGGTCGGTTCGGGCGTGTAATAACGGTCAAGGGCAAGGATGAGTTAAGCGTTGTGGCAGAGAGTGTGAATCAGCTCAGCAGCGAATGGGATCATAATCTGGAGGAAATTAGCCGGGGGTTGCAGGAGATTGCGGGCGGACGGTTCGACCATCAAATCCCGGAAATTGCCGGTAATAAATTGGGCGAGGTCGCGCTCAGTATTAACCGGATGAGTATGCAGCTGAAGCATTCGATAGCGGAGGAACGCAAAGCGGAAAAGACCAAAAATGACTTAATTACCGGTGTATCGCATGATCTTCGCACACCTCTGACCTCGATTCTCGGCTTTCTCGAAGTGGTCGAGGAGGACCGGTATCTGGATGAAGTGGAGATGCGTTATTACGTCCACATCGCGTATGAGAAATCCTTGTCGCTCCGGCGATTGATCGATGAGCTGTTCGAATATACACGAATCAACAACGGCATGCCGCTGGAGCTGACCGAGCTCGACATCGCCGGATTGATCTGTCAGCTGGAAGAGGAATTCGTGCCGATTACGGAGAGGGCAGGCATGGAGATCAGGCTGAACATGCAGGAAGAAGAATTCAAAATTCAAGCAGACGGGGGATTGCTGGTACGGGCGTACGAGAATATAATCGCCAATGCCATACAGTACGGAAAGGCGGGCAGATATATTGATATCGATATTGCCAGGGAAGAAGATGTGCTGGTCGTTCGGATCCAAAATTATGGAGAACCCATTCCGGAACGGGATCTGCCCTTTATATTCGAACGCTTTTACCGGGTAGAGAGCTCCAGGTCGAAGCAGACCGGGGGGACAGGTCTCGGACTGGCCATCGCAAAAAGCATTATTGATGTACATGGAGGGAGTATTACTGCACACAGCAGCAAGAAGGCAACCTGGTTCGAGACACGGTTCCCGACTTCCGGCATCCATCAGGCGCATGAGGCTGCTCCGGATGAAGTTCATAATGAAATTGAACGGGTACCGACCGTGATTCCCAAGCGGGGCCTGACACCGCAACAAAGAATATTCCCCCGGAAACAGGGCATATTCCAATCCAGGGTACCTGCAGTATCGATGATCGTACTGCTCATTTGTGCAGTCGTACTATTCAGCGTTAAGAATTCATTTACCTCCCCGCTCATGGTAAAGCTGGATGCTAATAGCGATCCAGCACTGATGCCAGCAAGCGAAAATGACATGATGACTTCTATAGGCGGTAAAACATACAAAGGCTATACACTCCTCATTCATCAATATATGTTCAACGGCCAGAACCTGATTATCCAATACTCAATGAAACATTCTAACGAGATATCGCAGTCACAATGGATGAAACAATCAGTCAAGCCGACGTTTGAATTGGACCCTTCAACTGTACAGGCAGTTCCCGGCATCACAACGGACGCAGGTGTAATGTTGGACAAAAACGGCACCATCAATTTCACCTTCAACGGAACCCCGCCTCCAGACAAGTTCCTGTTGAAAATTAACGTCAACGAGTTAATCCTGTCCGATGAGCAGGCTCAGCAGCATACACTCACCGGAGACTGGAGCTTCCAGCTTCCTGTGGAGAAAAACTATAGACTCAAAGCCAACGGCCAAAGTGAACCCTTATAG
- a CDS encoding response regulator transcription factor, whose protein sequence is MAESTILMVDDEAEIIQLMNIYFNNEGYKLLQASNGLEALEILQSHQVDLIVLDLMMPKMDGLQACMKIRETNPIPIIMLSAKGQDIDKISGLSIGADDYVTKPFNPLELIARIKSQLRRMNHFNSTASNANEIHIENVVINIASHAVTVDQQEIKLTPREFALLHMLAVNRGMVLSMDRIYEEVWNEPFMESKNSVMVHIRKLREKIEANPREPRIIKTVWGIGYKIEGVLKARGE, encoded by the coding sequence ATGGCGGAAAGTACGATTTTGATGGTGGATGACGAAGCGGAAATTATCCAATTGATGAATATCTATTTCAATAACGAAGGCTACAAGCTCCTGCAAGCGTCAAATGGGCTGGAGGCACTGGAGATTCTGCAGTCCCATCAGGTTGATTTAATTGTCCTTGATCTGATGATGCCCAAGATGGACGGGCTGCAGGCTTGTATGAAAATACGGGAAACGAATCCTATTCCCATCATCATGCTCTCGGCTAAAGGTCAGGATATAGATAAAATATCAGGCCTTAGTATCGGTGCCGATGACTACGTAACCAAACCGTTCAACCCGCTTGAACTGATTGCACGTATAAAGTCACAGCTTCGGAGGATGAATCATTTCAACTCCACTGCGTCTAACGCGAACGAAATACATATCGAAAATGTCGTTATTAATATTGCGTCCCATGCGGTAACGGTCGATCAGCAGGAGATCAAGCTGACACCCCGCGAGTTCGCGCTCCTTCACATGCTGGCAGTCAATAGAGGAATGGTGCTGAGCATGGACCGGATCTACGAGGAAGTCTGGAACGAGCCCTTTATGGAGTCAAAGAATAGCGTTATGGTTCATATCCGAAAGCTTCGTGAAAAGATAGAAGCTAATCCGCGTGAGCCGCGGATAATCAAAACCGTGTGGGGGATTGGATACAAAATCGAAGGCGTTCTAAAAGCAAGGGGTGAGTAG
- a CDS encoding extracellular solute-binding protein yields the protein MKRNILKKSVIVGLSFMLVAISAGFSQVQKASANSNPQVNTKQTLKVLYEDKYYFDENLFKSQFPDTQIQEVKWDGKSDLKAFIAKQTPDVVMLNTLEYKQMSKDNQLAELGQLIKRDNYNTATLYPGLLDALKVNGKLYGLSPRFNTESLFYNVDLFKKYNVPLPKDGMTWEEILKLSAKFPTTGNKDTRVWGLHYPLDNYTYLINGISTSEGLTRFNPDTLKVTINTAAWKRVYSMAITAIKSNSIEGSNKSGYDVDPFLMGRAAMTVSTTSMNTLKDVTANKSAIAKYKPFTVKIAAGPADPKNRNMTRNIHLDSIFAIPASSSNKELAWDFVKFYNGADFAKSKSEVLSDYSLSRMHYSKEFKGFSMEAFYKLKPNLETPPYTNPIGVPFNNAQYSVILNSEIKQVISNKKTLDKALASIQTQVQKSLDDAVKKQKAKK from the coding sequence TTGAAAAGAAATATTTTAAAGAAATCAGTAATCGTTGGTTTGAGCTTTATGCTAGTGGCTATTTCAGCAGGCTTTAGCCAGGTTCAAAAAGCTTCTGCTAATTCAAACCCCCAGGTAAACACGAAACAAACGCTAAAGGTGCTGTACGAAGACAAATATTATTTCGATGAAAACCTGTTTAAATCGCAATTTCCTGACACTCAGATTCAGGAAGTGAAATGGGATGGAAAATCAGATTTAAAAGCTTTTATCGCCAAGCAAACCCCTGATGTTGTCATGTTGAACACCCTTGAATATAAACAGATGTCCAAGGATAATCAGTTAGCAGAACTGGGACAGTTAATTAAGCGCGACAATTATAACACTGCAACCCTATATCCCGGATTATTGGACGCATTGAAGGTGAATGGTAAGCTCTACGGGCTAAGTCCGCGCTTCAACACAGAATCTCTTTTTTACAATGTAGATTTATTCAAAAAATATAATGTCCCATTACCGAAGGACGGTATGACCTGGGAAGAAATACTCAAGTTATCCGCAAAATTCCCGACTACAGGAAACAAAGACACCCGTGTCTGGGGACTTCACTATCCACTTGATAATTACACCTATTTAATAAATGGCATATCAACTTCTGAAGGGTTAACCCGATTTAATCCTGATACACTTAAAGTAACGATTAATACAGCAGCTTGGAAAAGGGTCTACAGTATGGCTATCACTGCAATAAAATCTAATTCGATAGAAGGCTCAAATAAAAGCGGATATGATGTTGATCCTTTCCTTATGGGAAGAGCGGCTATGACAGTTAGTACGACTAGTATGAATACTTTAAAGGATGTAACTGCAAATAAATCTGCTATTGCAAAGTACAAGCCGTTTACCGTTAAAATTGCCGCAGGTCCTGCCGATCCTAAGAACCGGAACATGACACGTAACATTCATCTTGACTCAATCTTTGCGATTCCGGCCAGTTCATCTAATAAAGAGCTTGCTTGGGATTTCGTCAAATTTTATAACGGAGCAGATTTTGCTAAATCTAAATCCGAGGTGCTTTCCGATTATTCCCTGTCAAGAATGCATTATAGTAAAGAATTCAAAGGATTTAGCATGGAAGCCTTCTATAAATTAAAACCAAACCTGGAAACACCGCCATATACCAATCCAATAGGAGTTCCTTTTAACAATGCACAGTATTCAGTTATTTTGAATAGTGAAATTAAGCAGGTAATCAGTAACAAAAAGACACTAGACAAAGCGCTGGCTTCCATTCAAACCCAGGTTCAAAAGAGCCTTGATGATGCTGTGAAAAAGCAAAAAGCGAAGAAATAA
- a CDS encoding ABC transporter substrate-binding protein: protein MMLQKVMLTSLSVMFIGTSAGVGIGKPVSADSDIQASTKDTLKVLYWNADDFNRTYGKQFNKDYPDTDIEVFAPTGTGSITDYNSAIQKYSPDLVMLPPYDYQQLSKDKKLVDLEPLIKRDQYDMTTVYPGLLEELKELGGGKLNGLSPKAESYALLYNADLFKKYKVEAPGDGMTWEEILRLAGEFPATGDKNTRIWGLSSFGSGNLVMDIARTEGLAYVDTNTLKATANTTAWKNAYRLSVEATKSGVLDEKISLSGKSYLESSPFIMGRSAMIVASVSQLQSLQAAKSKVNNYKPFTLGIAAGPADSKDRKSTGYVFGSEILAIPAGASNVDAAWEFIKYFNGEDYAKEYYKPNTSNNSIGAPLSRMIAEFSGYKLDAFYKLKPNYGSSITSYTLMNKSPELELNFRSLLSEELTQVVQGKKTLDEAAAAIQTQTQAAADNVAKAQKAK, encoded by the coding sequence ATGATGTTACAGAAGGTCATGCTTACTAGTCTCAGTGTTATGTTTATCGGTACTTCAGCTGGTGTTGGCATAGGTAAACCCGTTTCTGCAGATTCGGATATCCAGGCGAGTACGAAAGACACTTTAAAAGTTTTGTACTGGAATGCTGACGATTTCAACAGGACGTACGGGAAGCAGTTTAATAAGGACTACCCTGATACAGACATCGAAGTCTTTGCACCTACAGGTACAGGTTCGATTACGGATTATAATTCCGCTATCCAAAAGTATTCACCGGATCTTGTGATGCTGCCCCCCTATGATTACCAGCAACTGTCTAAAGATAAAAAGCTGGTAGATTTAGAACCGTTAATTAAACGGGATCAGTATGACATGACAACGGTATACCCTGGCTTGCTCGAAGAATTAAAGGAACTGGGCGGCGGCAAACTTAACGGGCTTAGCCCAAAGGCGGAGTCGTATGCTCTTCTGTATAATGCTGATTTATTTAAAAAGTATAAGGTCGAAGCACCAGGTGATGGAATGACGTGGGAAGAAATATTGAGACTCGCTGGTGAATTCCCTGCTACAGGAGATAAGAACACCAGAATCTGGGGCTTAAGCTCCTTTGGATCCGGCAATCTGGTAATGGATATCGCAAGAACAGAAGGGTTAGCGTACGTAGACACAAATACTCTAAAGGCTACAGCGAACACAACGGCATGGAAAAATGCTTATCGTCTGTCTGTCGAGGCCACGAAGTCTGGGGTACTTGACGAAAAAATCAGTCTTTCCGGCAAAAGTTATCTGGAAAGCAGTCCGTTCATTATGGGACGCTCAGCTATGATAGTAGCTTCTGTCAGTCAGCTCCAGTCCTTGCAGGCAGCAAAAAGTAAAGTAAACAATTATAAACCGTTTACGCTTGGTATTGCTGCGGGTCCTGCGGATTCTAAGGACCGGAAGTCAACAGGATATGTATTTGGTTCGGAGATTCTGGCTATTCCGGCAGGTGCATCGAATGTGGATGCCGCTTGGGAATTCATTAAATACTTCAATGGGGAAGACTACGCCAAAGAATACTATAAACCTAATACCTCTAATAATAGCATTGGTGCTCCCCTGTCCCGAATGATTGCGGAGTTCTCTGGATACAAGCTGGATGCATTCTATAAACTAAAACCTAATTACGGTTCATCTATTACAAGTTATACTCTCATGAACAAATCTCCAGAATTGGAATTGAATTTTCGGTCACTTCTCTCTGAAGAACTGACTCAGGTAGTACAAGGGAAGAAAACATTAGACGAAGCAGCTGCCGCCATTCAAACACAAACACAAGCTGCTGCTGATAATGTGGCAAAGGCTCAGAAGGCAAAATAG